From Microbacterium invictum, the proteins below share one genomic window:
- the cls gene encoding cardiolipin synthase, translated as MLSITVDLTWTWWAVVVLIFDLTIRVLSVIIIPRNRRPTAAMAWLLAIYFIPIIGILLFLLIGNPRLPRKRRKKQERINAYIRDSDANLDFGSLRPNAPSWFTAAVILNRNLGALPLSGDNGAQLIPGYEDSIAAMTEAIRGAEHYVHVEFYILQTDATTDDFFRALEEATARGVRVRVLLDHWANRGKPFYKQTVRRLDAMGAQWHLMLPLQPFKGRFQRPDLRNHRKLLVVDGKVAFMGSQNVTDSTYNLRKNIKRGLHWVDLMARVDGPVVASINAVFLSDWYSETDETLTDEFDMFAVSPGTGDLDCQIVPSGPGFEFQNNLKLFMALLFAAERRVCIVSPYFVPEEGLLTAIQSACQRGLNVELFVSEEGDQAMVYHAQRSYYEALLRAGVRIWLYKRPLILHSKSMSIDEETAVIGSSNMDMRSFGLNLEMSMLVRGGEFVDQLREVEDKYRADSRELTLEEWMKQPLRSTVLDNLARLTSALQ; from the coding sequence TGGCGTGGCTCCTCGCGATCTACTTCATTCCGATCATCGGCATCCTGCTGTTCCTGCTCATCGGAAACCCGCGCCTGCCGCGCAAGCGCCGCAAGAAACAGGAGCGCATCAACGCGTACATCCGCGACTCGGACGCCAACCTCGACTTCGGATCGCTGCGCCCGAACGCGCCGTCATGGTTCACCGCCGCAGTCATCCTCAACCGCAACCTCGGCGCCCTCCCGCTGTCGGGCGACAACGGTGCACAGCTGATCCCGGGGTACGAAGACAGCATCGCCGCGATGACCGAGGCGATCCGCGGCGCCGAGCATTACGTGCACGTCGAGTTCTACATCCTGCAGACCGACGCCACCACCGACGACTTCTTCCGGGCGCTCGAAGAGGCCACCGCACGCGGCGTGAGGGTGCGAGTCCTGCTGGATCACTGGGCCAACCGGGGCAAGCCGTTCTACAAGCAGACCGTGCGGAGACTGGATGCCATGGGTGCCCAGTGGCATCTCATGCTGCCGCTCCAGCCGTTCAAGGGCAGATTCCAGCGCCCCGATCTGCGCAACCACCGCAAGCTCCTCGTCGTCGACGGCAAGGTCGCGTTCATGGGATCGCAGAACGTGACCGACTCGACGTACAACCTGCGCAAGAACATCAAGCGGGGGCTGCACTGGGTCGATCTGATGGCCCGCGTGGATGGCCCCGTCGTGGCATCCATCAACGCCGTCTTCCTCTCGGACTGGTACAGCGAGACCGACGAGACGCTCACCGACGAGTTCGACATGTTCGCCGTCTCGCCCGGAACCGGTGACCTGGACTGCCAGATCGTGCCGTCCGGGCCGGGTTTCGAGTTCCAGAACAACCTCAAGCTGTTCATGGCGCTGCTGTTCGCAGCCGAGCGGCGGGTCTGTATCGTGAGCCCCTACTTCGTCCCCGAGGAGGGCCTGCTCACGGCGATCCAGTCCGCGTGCCAGCGCGGGCTCAACGTCGAGCTGTTCGTGTCGGAAGAGGGCGACCAGGCGATGGTCTACCACGCGCAGCGCAGCTACTACGAGGCGCTGCTGCGCGCCGGCGTGCGGATCTGGCTGTACAAGCGCCCGCTCATCCTGCACTCCAAGTCGATGTCGATCGACGAGGAGACCGCCGTCATCGGCTCGAGCAACATGGACATGCGCTCGTTCGGCCTGAACCTCGAGATGTCGATGCTCGTGCGCGGTGGGGAGTTCGTCGACCAGCTGCGGGAGGTCGAAGACAAGTACCGCGCCGACTCGCGTGAACTCACGCTCGAGGAGTGGATGAAGCAGCCCCTCCGCTCCACCGTGCTCGACAACCTCGCCCGGCTCACGTCGGCGCTGCAGTAG